The Persephonella sp. nucleotide sequence AACTAATGGGAAAAGAGATACCCCCAAATCCATGTCTAAACATACATGGACACAGCTACAAAGTTGAAGTAACTGTTGGGTCTGACAGACTGAACGATCAAGAGATGGTTATAGATTTTTATCACATAAAGGCTGCCCTTAAAGATCTAATAGACAATCAGATGGATCACTCATTCATAATAGACAAAAATGATCCCCTTTTCCCTACTTTCAAAGAGCATTTTGGTTTTTTAAAGCTATTTGTTGTGGACTTTTGCCCTACAGCTGAGGCACTTGCCAGATTTATTTATGAATTTCTTGAGGAAAAACTGAAAGAAGCAGGTCTTCTTGATGATATAAAGGTTGTTTCTGTCACAATCTGGGAAACAGAAACAGGAAAAGCTGTTTACAGCGGAGAATAAATGGAAATCATATATATCTCAATAGTAGTTTTAATAATGGCATCAATGACAGCCCTTTACTTTATTGTTGGATATAGATTTTTGAGAAAAAATAGGAGCAGAAAAAATGGCGATA carries:
- a CDS encoding 6-carboxytetrahydropterin synthase, translating into MKYQITKRFKFEAGHRVWKQNLMSGKGAKLMGKEIPPNPCLNIHGHSYKVEVTVGSDRLNDQEMVIDFYHIKAALKDLIDNQMDHSFIIDKNDPLFPTFKEHFGFLKLFVVDFCPTAEALARFIYEFLEEKLKEAGLLDDIKVVSVTIWETETGKAVYSGE